From a region of the Bacteroidota bacterium genome:
- a CDS encoding T9SS type A sorting domain-containing protein — protein sequence MTSTPRILCVAALCVAFASLAPAQQSAPQDIPCNPTLVSEGAAPAACAALSEAAGPVAAARLVDNAQSFGHDFQNSAFVRLEEDRPGTYMLVAPLNPDEFINAGDFRGNDLTTWYGLDAVGRAFSVDANTGVITSLGRIDPPEDFTWTALTWDYEDEVFYALGARCGSRTGLFEVDFDRLRRTQVAAPNQGFLCGIALASDPVDGTLYAYGLNRNELGTINKNNGAVTIVGALDFDPNFGQGMDFSNIDGTLYAYAYNNDPQRGELRAVDTSSGSTTFIGRLGGIIPGGRNQIGSGSSRTPRNAYSLSASTAAQSVPQGGSARVSFQVCNGLPAGLSGDLTYRFFLDGSPASPEVRVGSGSVGARTCLREISFDAEVASDAQPGTYRVDLTVTPDGPGPARTVSLLLDVTASATLSANTWGVSNADSWLTRDGQTAASASAAPAEVSVYPNPFAGETALTFSLGEAAEVRLAVYDVLGREVAVLTEGTVEAGTHTATLDARGLATGTYVYRLVADGLVKSGRLTLVQ from the coding sequence ATGACATCCACCCCACGCATCCTCTGCGTGGCGGCGCTCTGCGTAGCGTTCGCCTCGCTGGCACCTGCTCAGCAGTCGGCCCCCCAGGACATCCCCTGCAACCCAACGCTTGTCTCTGAGGGCGCAGCTCCCGCGGCATGTGCCGCGCTCTCGGAAGCCGCTGGCCCTGTGGCGGCGGCCCGGCTGGTAGACAACGCCCAGTCGTTCGGGCACGACTTCCAGAACTCAGCCTTTGTCCGGCTCGAGGAAGACCGGCCCGGCACCTACATGCTCGTCGCTCCGCTCAACCCCGACGAGTTCATCAACGCGGGCGACTTCCGCGGCAACGACCTGACAACGTGGTACGGCCTCGATGCCGTGGGCCGCGCTTTCTCGGTCGACGCCAACACGGGCGTCATCACCTCGCTGGGCCGGATTGACCCACCGGAAGACTTCACCTGGACGGCCCTGACCTGGGACTACGAGGACGAGGTCTTCTACGCACTCGGTGCCCGCTGCGGCAGCCGGACCGGCCTCTTCGAGGTTGACTTCGACCGGCTACGGCGGACGCAGGTTGCGGCCCCGAATCAGGGCTTCCTCTGCGGGATCGCGCTGGCGTCGGACCCCGTCGACGGGACGCTCTACGCCTACGGCCTCAACCGCAACGAGCTCGGCACCATCAACAAGAACAACGGTGCCGTCACGATCGTCGGCGCGCTGGACTTCGACCCGAACTTCGGGCAGGGGATGGACTTCAGCAACATCGACGGGACGCTCTACGCCTACGCCTACAACAACGACCCTCAACGGGGCGAGCTCCGCGCGGTGGACACGTCGAGCGGCAGCACGACGTTCATTGGCCGGCTCGGAGGGATCATCCCCGGTGGCCGCAACCAGATCGGGTCCGGGTCCAGCCGGACGCCTCGCAACGCCTACAGCCTCTCGGCTTCGACCGCGGCGCAGAGTGTCCCGCAGGGCGGATCGGCCCGCGTGTCGTTCCAGGTCTGCAACGGGCTACCCGCCGGGCTGTCCGGTGACCTGACCTACCGGTTCTTCCTCGACGGCAGCCCGGCCTCGCCGGAGGTGCGCGTCGGCAGCGGGTCGGTCGGTGCGCGGACCTGCCTGCGCGAGATCTCGTTCGACGCCGAGGTGGCGTCCGACGCGCAACCGGGCACGTACCGCGTGGACCTCACGGTGACGCCCGACGGGCCCGGCCCGGCCAGGACGGTGAGCCTTCTGCTCGACGTGACCGCTTCGGCCACGCTCTCGGCAAACACCTGGGGCGTCTCCAACGCGGATTCGTGGCTGACGCGCGACGGCCAGACCGCAGCTTCGGCCTCGGCTGCACCGGCCGAGGTCTCGGTCTACCCGAACCCGTTCGCGGGCGAGACCGCGCTGACGTTCTCGCTCGGCGAGGCCGCCGAGGTGCGCTTGGCCGTCTACGACGTGCTCGGGCGCGAAGTGGCGGTGCTGACGGAAGGCACCGTCGAGGCTGGCACGCACACGGCGACGCTTGACGCGCGCGGCCTCGCCACAGGCACCTACGTCTACCGCTTGGTAGCGGACGGCCTCGTGAAGAGCGGGCGGCTCACGCTCGTGCAGTAG